One segment of Mesoplodon densirostris isolate mMesDen1 chromosome 6, mMesDen1 primary haplotype, whole genome shotgun sequence DNA contains the following:
- the LOC132491677 gene encoding E3 ubiquitin-protein ligase RLIM-like: MENSDSNDEGDGVSAQHISQTDRLVREEDFSRFVNNLSEEDYELMRDNNLLGIPGESTEEELLRRLQLIKGNAPQDSDENTDRGDSSDDVSSGDSLIDWLNCSGQTENMTSGQRENQSWREESLINPKSDQFIFSLEINVNLDNGSPNPENEYVASARLPRRENMEDSQRQVESPQSESIFTRPSMSEQDTTETLMEFPPTTSQRRARSRSPEYRRTRGRIESWSPPRSLREIVQRLNHSIPSQNFEQPLLSENARFSRTEHQEILRQQMTGFELQNSGLIETSRTRNAVHGENSPDTTSSGESWGMWEIYPTITFNLEVGQVHSGAYSQRDSRASRTQLTSETPNNTVTSESERGLRHMYSHSEQAGVRAYVNTIRNPVCRTLNTRLNDTTSVPIQSTLRQTMAEFSNSSNLMDSDSNLEHSVSPPSQNMEWLESPNGKSSNGSSSGIFGSDSNASYDTHSSFTLICHSRPNCMSSSSSSPISGSSSSDENSGISSLMFEGSEETNLSSDLSSETSQGGRQIILIISDESDSGSSHNLQQFFLLNEDDLYQTTGLTKAQIDSLAVRSFGENDALKACSICLTEYTENSKLRILPCSHEYHIHCIDRWLSENSTCPICRRQVVDSNESENPDR; the protein is encoded by the exons ATGGAAAACTCGGATTCCAACGATGAAGGAGATGGAGTTTCGGCCCAACACATAAGTCAAACGGACCGATTGGTTCGGGAAGAAGATTTCTCCAGGTTCGTAAATAATCTGAGTGAAGAAGATTACGAACTTATGAGAGACAACAATCTTCTAGGCATTCCAGGTGAAAGTACGGAAGAAGAGTTGCTGAGAAGACTTCAGCTAATTAAAGGAAACGCACCACAAGACTCAGATGAAAATACAG ACAGAGGAGACTCTTCAGATGACGTGTCTAGTGGTGACTCTCTAATAGACTGGCTTAACTGTTCTGGACAAACTGAAAATATGACAAGTGGACAAAGAGAAAACCAATCTTGGAGAGAAGAGAGCCTAATTAATCCTAAAAGTGATCAGTTCATATTcagtttagaaataaatgttaacCTTGATAATGGGAGTCCAAATCCAGAGAATGAATATGTAGCATCTGCAAGACTTCCcagaagagaaaatatggaagaCAGCCAAAGGCAAGTGGAAAGTCCACAATCTGAATCAATATTTACAAGACCATCTATGTCTGAACAAGATACAACTGAAACATTAATGGAATTCCCACCTACCACAAGTCAGAGAAGAGCAAGAAGTAGGAGCCCAGAGTATCGGAGAACCAGAGGAAGAATTGAAAGTTGGTCGCCTCCACGTTCACTTAGGGAAATTGTACAAAGACTTAATCATAGTATACCCTCTCAGAATTTTGAGCAGCCTCTGCTAAGTGAGAATGCGAGATTTTCTAGAACTGAGCACCAAGAAATATTGAGACAGCAAATGACTGGATTTGAGTTGCAAAATAGCGGTCTTATTGAAACTTCTAGAACAAGGAATGCCGTTCATGGAGAAAATTCTCCAGATACAACCAGCAGTGGTGAATCTTGGGGAATGTGGGAAATATATCCAACCATAACCTTCAATCTTGAAGTAGGACAAGTTCATTCTGGAGCATATTCTCAGAGAGACAGCAGAGCTAGTAGAACTCAGTTAACATCTGAGACACCAAACAACACTGTCACTTCTGAAAGTGAACGAGGACTGAGGCATATGTATTCACATTCTGAGCAGGCAGGTGTGAGAGCTTATGTCAATACCATTAGAAATCCCGTTTGCAGAACTTTAAATACTAGATTAAATGATACAACATCTGTTCCAATTCAGAGCACGTTAAGGCAGACAATGGCAGAATTTAGTAACTCAAGTAACCTTATGGACAGTGACAGTAATTTAGAGCATAGTGTCTCACCTCCAAGTCAAAACATGGAATGGTTAGAGTCACCTaatggta AGTCATCTaatggtagtagtagtggtatatttggttctgattcaaatgctagctaTGATACCCATTCAAGTTTCACACTGATTTGTCATTCACGCCCCAATTGTATGTCTAGTTCCAGTTCTAGTCCTATTTCCGGTTCCAGCTCAagtgatgaaaattcaggaattagctcactgatgtttgaaggcagtgaagaaacaaacttatcatcagaCTTATCATCAGAGACCAGCCAAGGGGGTAGACAAATTATCCTAATAATATCTGATGAAAGTGACTCTGGGTCCTCCCATAATCTGCAACAGTTTTTCCTCTTAAATGAAGATGATCTATACCAAACTACAGGACTCACCAAAGCACAGATTGACAGCTTGGCTGTAAGATCTTTTGGTGAAAATGATGCACTAAAAGCctgtagcatttgccttacaGAGTACACAGAAAACAGCAAGCTTCGCATACTACCTTGCTCCCATGAATATCACATTCACTGCATTGATCGCTGGCTGTCTGAGAACTCTACGTGTCCGATTTGTCGTAGGCAAGTAGTGGATTCCAATGAGAGTGAAAATCCTGATCGATGA